The Apodemus sylvaticus chromosome 19, mApoSyl1.1, whole genome shotgun sequence sequence ctacctgtgcagaAAGACCTCTtcacactcctgggtggttaagctGCCTCTCTTCACCATTTGGGTATGGTGCGCTGTGCCAGAGGATGGACCCAAGCCAGAGTCAGAAACcagagggcttctgccagagggttctTGGAGTGAGCCTCTGAGTGGTGGAAGTGGTTTTACCTATGCAggcaggcctctctgcactcttgGGTGTTTAAACTTGCCCCCCCCCGGCGCCACTTGGGTTTAAGGAGCCACATTCCTAAAGGCAACTAAATTTCCCATTCCAAGAAACTATCAATTACCAATAGTCTTTCATATTTGACATAATGCTAAACAGAAGAAAACCTCAAATCCTTTCTTCTCAAATCAGGAATAAGTATATCCACTCTCTCAATTTCTGTTCAAAATAGGGCTTGAAATCTGATCAAGATCAACAGAACAAATGAAGGTCATCAAGGCTATATATATGTAAGACAGGAAgagttcaaaatatttttatttatagatgtTATTATTTGAGATATAGAACATtctaaaaactccaccagaaaatttctacagctgataaatattCATCCAAGGAGCATGAtgcaaaattaacacacaaaaattaTTATCATTCCTCTATACAGATAGCAAATATactgaggaagaaataaagaaaaataccattcacaatagccttaAAAAATTTCCTGGAATAAATCTAAGAAAGGGAAATATTTCTACAGTAAAaatttaagacactgaagaaagagaTTGGTAAAAGACTAATTGGTGAAAGACCATAAGATGAAaagatgctcatggattggtgggATTAGTATTCTGAAAAAGCCATTCTATCAAAAACAATCTCCAGATTTAATGCAATTTATATCAATTGTGTCTTTATATGACTCTATCACATACATTTTGTGTTCTCTGTTTTACAATGTACATATACCTTAATTCATGTTATTATTTTACATCTGTATTTTGCTTTCCTCTTCTGCAGAAATAGTTTATTCAGTtagttctttttgatttgttataTTACCTAAATTTCTTCTTATTGGAATAAAGTCAGAATTATCAAGAAAGATAACTCAAAGAAACAATGATAGAGTACAATTTTAGCAGCTCAGCATATTTCAGCTTACCAGGCTTCTCTGGTCAGCTTCAGCTGCACTCAGCTCTTCTGGACACCTCGGTCATTGACATTGTGACACTGACAGAAAGCACAATGATCATACTTGTATCATTTTTTAAACTCCAAACTGCATACAcctatgtacttcttcctctccattttctccttcctaGCCATATGTTTCATGACAAGTGTTGTTCCTCAGATAGTCTAGAATTTCAAAGGCCCATAGCAGACCATCAACTATTCTGTACAATCCATGTCTACATTTTTTTGTAACTGGACTTCAAAGTGTGTACTTCTGTCACTGTTATCTGCTGATCCCTGTAGTAGAGAGCTGTCACACACCCAAACTTTCTCTGGAAGCTCATTGTCTTGGCCTGGATCTGTAGTTTTATGGTGTTGTCAATTCAGACCACTCTAGTTTTTCAATTATTTACATGCAGCCACCACAGGGGATGGCCTCCACTCCAGttattcaggacccacatgaagacaaagttTTACGTCTGCTACATAGGTGCTGGGAGGCCCAGGTCCAACCTCTgtatattctttgattggtggttcagtctctgagagccccaagggtccaggttagtttattcagtggtcttcctgtggagctcTTATCCCTTTAGAGACCTcaattctttttccttctgttcttccataagagtccacAAGCTCCATTCATGTTTTGGctatgggtgtctgcatctgtctgaatcagctgctgagtagagcctctcagagggaagCCATGTtacactcctgtctgcaagcttaacagagtgtcattaatagtgtcagggattggtggttGTCCATGggttgggtctcaagttgggctgattataagttggccattccttcagtctctactccatcccctgtccctgcatttcttgtggaCGGtgtaaattttgggttgaaaattgGTGTTCCTATAGTTCTATTAGGGTttctgtctggctacaggaggtggctcttcaggatccatatcaccaatgctgtgagtcacagctaaggaatACCCCATTGATTCTTGTGTATCTCCCTTATCCCagatctctgtctcttcctggataAGTCCTTACCTCCCCACCCCAGTCTGTCTAGGCTGCTTTGTTTGGCCTCAGTAGCAGAGGATGTAATTAGcatcacagagacttgatattGCCAGGTGAGAGACCTGACTGGAGGGGGGCAGTgtgcaggatgtaaagtgaataaataaataaataaataaataaataaatatcaaaatggCTAAATCTTCATATAGGAAAGAAGcagttgtgtgtgtatttaaaattaaattatcacAATAGAGAAAACAGTGGTCTATGCAGAAGACAGATCAGTCTAAGCACTGTATTTATAAAAATGGCACTTCCTGGAGAAGAAGAAATCACTGATTAAGagaactgtctgttcttccagagaacctgggaccAATTCCCAACTCCCATGTGATAGCTTACAACTGTTTGTAATTTCAGTCTCAAGGTATCGGACACACTCATTCTTCAGCCTCCTGGACACTAAGTATACAtttggtacacagatatacatacaggtaaaacattCACACATCTAAAACcaaaaagtataaaaacagaaTAGCAGTTTTTGGGTGATATAATTTGATTTGCTTTAATATTCAGAGATAATCATgttcaaataaacattttattaatcaATAATGCAATCAAATACATGAAAAGTGATTTGATCACCTGATTCtcttaaaatctatttatttcaaaaagcaataaatatacaaattaataaacatttgAATACTCACAACTCAAATATAGCTGAAAAATAATACCTTCCACCTATTTGTTAAGCTTTTATAAATATTGTAGCTTGTGGTTagtttgttgttgatttttgcagGCGTCCATTTCCAGGTAGTAACCCATAAAGTCGATAAACTCATACAGAAAACACTATAAAAGCTCAGGCTCTGTCTTGTTGGCTCTCTTCAGTTGAATCCAGGCAGCTtcctgtttggtttgtttttgtctgatcaTTTTTCAGTATGTATGTTACAAGGGCAGTTTTGCTCTTACAGTGCTTGATATTTTTCATATGCACCTGAGTTCTCTTGGGAAGAATTTTACCCTAACTTTCTTGTTTATAACATGCAATGGTATGTTGGGTAAGAAGGGATTCTTTAGTTTTGACAAGCTGGTAGCTAGAGGATGTTTCATTTTTGAAGATCATTTTTGAAGCTATTTCCTAATGTCTGTACCATCAGTGTTGTAGATTTTCAAATACATGGCTAAATGAACATCTATAGGGGGTATTAGGCATCTATTCAGGGACTAATCATGCCTTATAATTACCTGAGGATGCCATTTCACtaaattgtttttgtctttttgaacagaagaaatcaggagaagggatggggataTGTGGGAGAATTCTCTATATTGGGGAAAAGGGATGGGGaacaacatttgggatataaataaattaagaacaaaaataaatgaataaaactaataaaaaagcaGAAATCAAACTGAACAGGAAAGCCAGATTTAATTTATATGAAGCAGTACTAATCTTTTACATCTCAACCCAATTCCtgaattttatattctataattTAATGActaattatcaaaatcagaaaattggaaaaaggaCAATATTACAAGTCCCATGATATGTTGGCCTAATCTTACAGAAATGTTTTTAGTATTGTACATCTTATATGTCAGTATCCAATCCAGAAATCCAGTTGACATTTAGTTATTAtatatcttcatttattttagtttatgatTGTTCATTAGTATTTTTATCTTCTGTGACTATACCTTTGAAGataaataattatttgttttgaTGGAATGTCTCTGAATTTGCAATTGTCTAGTGATTTCTCTCTTTTAGGTTGAGGTTGTATGTACTTGGCACAAATACCAAAAAGTGTTTCCTGCTTTGCTTATCTCAGTTCAGAATTAGGGGAATGCATGGCATCTTAACCACATGGTTAAGgagcaatgaaattattttaaactattttagttttgtaattaaaaatattttttaaagccaaaaagaTATTTATAATGTTTCTCATCTTTAAGTATCAAAGGTTATATCAATGAATTACCTATTCTGGAGCCCTTTGTACCTTTGTCTCCTGagcctttttttaaattagacactttctttattcacatttcaaatgttatcctcttttcccCCGTCCTAtatcccctgcccctgctcactaacccacccactcccactttcctgtctctgcattcttctacactgggacaacaagccttcacagtttcaagggcctctcctctcattgatgtctgacaaggctgtcctctgctacacatgtgcctggagccatgggtccctccatgtgtacactttggttggtgattaagtccctgggagctctggggctaattaaaaatattttaatgtattttccttttgtatttccttttaaagtaGTAGAAGTCATAGAAGAAATACTTATAGACTATGGAAATATTCTGTGTCTCTTCAAAACATTAGGCACTGTTTTCACCATGTCAGTGAATTTTCCCTAACACTTTGGCTGTAATGGTCCTTACTGCATGTAAGTAGGCACAGAACAATGAGTCTAAGGAGTATATAAATATTGTCCTTCTGTTTGGATAAATCAGTACTGCAGTTTTACTgtaatggtaatttttttttatttctttcaagcGTTCTGCACATttaattggaattttatttttgtttcattatatGCATAGAGACTcaagataattattttattttgtgtattattaTAACTTCTACCATTAATTGTTTTAGTGTTCTAATTGCTTCAACTTTGGCCATTGAAAGCTCTTCCATGTTGGCTCCTGTGTCTTTTCAGCATTTTGCATGTGCTTCATGATTTAGATGGTTTGTTGTTTCATCTTTGAAATGACTCTTCTCCAAGGAACTCTGGGTTCTTTTCTTATAGAATGACATCCAGAATCCAATTGTCTGACACTAGCTGAACTTTTACATTAGTCTTTCATCACTTGTAATCCCACTTAAATTCCTAGAGGGGAGGAGAAACTACTTCTGTTTCAAAAACCTGGTACCCAACCCCTGGAGTGTGGACTGGCCTAAGGATACACAGAGCAGAGGCTAACAATTCACTGCCCTGAGAACTACTTAGCTGTTCTAGTCCAATGCAATGGGTTTATATGCgctgaggaatatggaattgTAGCATAACAAGCTGAGATCACTTAGAAGAAATTTGTCAGACTATCTCCAAATGTATGTCGATTCAtctgcacatgcatacattttagaaaatcttgaaaatataccaattaaattttgtatactttatttcttctcctgtaATACAACTATTAATTGCTTTAAATTAATTTACATCTTAAAATGCTGACAATTATTTCTCATAGTTTTTCTTTAATGGTTTGTAGCATATAGGTTCAAAGTTGACAGTTTGCATTGTTGAAATGTTTCCATGTTCTGTAAACAGAACACACAAAAGAACTATTTAATTCTATATTACATGTTTATATAATTAGGTCTGAAGTATCTAAAGACTTTTATGAGAGGAAATACCCTGCTTCACAAAGCTATTATTGCATTAAGTACCATGTTTTGAGAACTTTTGTAGAGTTCAGGGGTAACAGGTATATCAGGGACATATGGACAATGACTGAGAGCGTGTACAGAGAATTTTCAAGGTTCTTGAGATAGTAGCACATACTTTAAACACTTCCCAGACAAATATATTTAAGTAATGGACTAACTTACTAAAGTTATTTAGTAGCAAGTATACTTTTCCATTATTTACAATTAAAAATAGTGTTAAGTAAAGAGAATACTCTAAAATCAAAGTGATGGTTATTAAAGATTCTTATAATACAGCCAGGAAGAGCACTTGCTTGCTTACTTTGACAGACTGTGCACCATTTCCAATGAGGTTTCAGGATCCTCAGTTACTTACTTATTgtcagaactttcttcagtccCAGAGTTCTTCTCAGTGCTCCCTTAACTTCCTTGTTCCTTAAGCTATAGATGATGGGGTTCAGCATGGATGTCACTGCTGTGTAGAAGAGGGCCAAGAGTTTATCAATTTCTGGTGAGTGGCTAGATTTGGGCCTCAAATAGGTAGCAGATGTTGAGCCATAGAAGAGTGTGACTACAAGTAGGTGGGAGGAACAAGTGGAGAGAGCTTTATGGCGCCCCTCAGGTGAAGGCATCAGCAGCACTGCAACCAGAATTCTGACATAGGAAGATATGATCAGCAAAAATGGACTAAATATGCAGAGAACTGCTGCCACAAAGATTGCAGCTTCATTTTGGGATGTATCTCCACAAGCAAGTGCCAGGAGAGGTGGaaggtcacagaagaagtggtcTATCTCGCAGGGTCCACAGAAGttcaaggagaaaataaaattggtcTGTCCCAACCCTACAATACATCCCATTCCCCATGAAACTATTGCCAAATGGGCACATACACCACGATTCATTCGAGTTGCATAGTGTAGTGGGGCACATATGGCCATGTAACGGTCAAAGGCCATAGCTGCCAATAGGCAGCACTCAGTTATAccaaagaatatgaagaaaaacatCTGTGTGGCACATCCCTCCCGAGAGATCTCTCGGGCCCCACTCACAAGGCTCTGCAGCATCTTGGGTATGACAGAGCAAGTGTAGCCAATTTCCAGGAGAGACAAGTTGGCcagaaagaagtacatgggggtgtgcaggGCTGAACTGGTACAGATGGCAAGGGCTATGAGTGTATTTCCTGTCAGTGATACTAAGAACATGAGGAGGATGAGGGTGAACAGAAGGAAGCATTCTCCAGGGACCTCAGAGAACTTGGCAAATGCAAAGCGTTTGACAGACAAACTGTTCTCTTGCCACAGAGAGCCGTTGATACTCATCTCCTGAAAGAAAGGACAGCAAACCATTACAAGCATTCTTGTAGATGAGAGAATTTATTCagcctctatctctctctcccccagtcTACctccctcttgtgtgtgtgtgtgtgtgtgtgtgtgtgtgtgtgtgtgtgtaatagataTATGGGCGTACATGTCATGTGCCTGTAATGTTCAGATACCAAAGATACCAATTtcaagtatttttctttgttagtcTCCACCTTAATTGTTGAAACAGGGTCCACAGAAGTTCACAGAACTGTGAAGAAGTTCTGTGGGTTCACAGAACCCACAGAAGTATGAAAGTTTTGCCTTTCATACTCTTAGTGTTGGAATTATATCTAAATGTTAGATTGCCCAGTCTTTCACGGGTATTGTGGGTCCAAACTTTACTCCTTGCACCTGAACAAGTACACTAATCACTGAACCATTTATAtagcatataattttattaattctagAGCCTCTTGCAAATTAGAAATTTGTTagctgaaaaattaattttttaaaattcagaaatcaACACTTACCctcaaagtttttttaaaatcaaatcttttcCCTATTCATACtattagttgattttttttttaaaatttatacttaGTTGTCAACTATTACATGACAAAATATTAGCAGGGAAAGGTGGTATATCCTTTACTCTCAAGAGTTGTTTGGCTGAGGCAGAAAGTCATTGTGAGTTAAATGATAGCCTAGATTGCAGAGTGATATTgtgctaacaaaaaaaaaaaaaaaaggtaaatgggTGGTCAGTTGTCCATTTAGTTTCCCTTTAGTCAATTGTCAATGCTAATATGAAAAGGtcctttcaaatttatttttgtttctttatttctgttatcACTTGCTCTCTTTAACcatgttctctcttctcttctcttctcttctcttctcttctcttctcttctcttctcttctcttctcttctcttctcttctcttctcttctcttctcttcccttcccttcccttcccttcccttcccttcccttcccttcccttcccttcccttcccttcccttcccttctcttcccttccctgctctccccttcccttcctttcctaccctccccttctctcccctccccttccctttcctaccgtccccttctctcctctcctctcttctcttctcctctcctctcctcctctcctctctcctcctctgtcctcccttcctctctctaatcccctcccctcccatcccctgccctccttcctcctctttctctttctttcttgagacagggtattaCTTTGTACTTACCATTTTTTTAACTCAATATTTTCTTATTGGGTCCTGACTCCTAagtaatatatttgtttttggaGTTTATAGACTCTCATTTGTCACTTAAATTTTCAGGTATATTTATACCTGTTGTATATTTTCACATCTTCAAGGAACCACAGTTTCCTCAGTGACATAGATTTAGAAGCCAAGAGAGAAATGTACCCACAGGTATGTCTGATGAGGGCTTAACTGGTAACTTAGACTGCAGCAGCCCAATGCAAACATGTGCATAGTGATGAGGTCCCATGAGTCTGAGGAAATGGAGGCATTCCTTGTGGAAGAATGATGACAGTGAATACTGGCAACCTACAGTCTGTCCATGCTTgttcattttatacttttaatacTTATAGGACAGGTAGAAAAATACAGCCTGTCATAAGTATATTTCATACCTTCCAAAGTTCAGAGTCAAATAAAAAATTGGAGCATCAGAAGGTCTCAAAATACTTTAAAACTATTATCTAATACAAATGCTATTCTGTTGagatattagaaatactaaatcaCACAAAATGGAGTCAAAAATTACAAATCAGTAAAAATTTCTCCCCTTGTTATTTGAAATTATATTGAAAGTGCCAAAATTTGACTACATTTTCAATTGCTTTTAGGTCTCCATCAGCTGTTGAGGTCATCCTCAGGATGCAGAGATTAATGTAGTAGAAATCTGTTTGAAATTCATGCTAGAAAGTTCTATTTTCATAATGACCAATGAAAGGAGAATGCAGTCTCATGTActgtataaacatacacacaagtccACATACAGATCTCAAGGCTCTTCAGAAAGATGGAAGTATCAGAATAGGCTGCAACAGATAAGCCTCTGTCTCTAATTTTAAAGTAATCTTCAAGTAAAATTTTAGATTAGTCAGTTTGAGCTGTTTTAGCTTAAAGCTGTAAATACTTTGAAGCCCAATGTGAATACATAGTAATATGTTCATTAAAGTGCAAAAGTGCTTGCCCTGAGAAGCATCTTGTGCAGACAGTTAGGAACATTATGTGACTATCCTCTGGAGGGACCAATCTAGTAACAGAATGAAACCATTCACATACCGTTGtaatgtaatattttctgcccCGGCCTGCGGGGGgtttcgacaggggaccctagaagagagggcagagaaatagagacaggagacgcgaagaagaaggccaagaccaacttgtTCAAGgacccccaaaactgtattttctcaggcaaCTTATACAAgcagggaagaagtaaggcaagtgggattttccatgtaacccgggcattctgccaaggggaatctctggcagctgtaagatgttttcttcttctgggagggcacagtgaccattgaccacccaatctctccaaggtctgtagctgaggagaagtcaaaacctaagcctatctttaaaatggactCTAAACACAAAGTAAGATCAGTTTGGCTCCGGGcaattttctttatcatttatgagttttgtttaatatatagatcttcagtgttataaagatcccATAAACTCTGgtagtctttaaaaaattagaatattcGTTGGTGGACttgattccttctctctctctctctctttctctctctctctctctctctctctctctctctatctctctctctctctctgtctctctctctctgcctaattttttttcttcagtgagaTAAAGGAAAGTATGATACACTGTTAATTCTGTTTCTGAAACACAGCAGTGTCTGTGTGCAGAAATTCTCAGGAAATACTCATCATCACCACCATGTAGTCACTATTTCTAAAATTCTATAATAGTACACATGGTTTGTGTAGATTGTTAGGAAAAGATTATCAGGAGGCTCACCTCTACCTTGCCAGTTTTACCACAATTACTCATCACAGAACCATTTGTCACCAACTAAATAACATGTTAGCTCAACACAATAGAAATTGTTGGATTACTTAAGTAGATTGAGTTGAACTGTGTAATGAGAGTTTCCACATATCAGCATTGTGATGTGTTGATTTCCCATGGACTTAGGCTCTTTTCTGACAAAGAAGCTATGATTCTGAGTTGACCATTACATTCCTCTGAGATGgagatgttaaataaaataacagcaaGAACTCAAAAGTGTTTTGAGTATCAATTGTTCATTTTTACACTTTAGTTCACTTTCTCTAAGTCCAGTATTGACAATCTAGCTGTGGCACataccttcaatctcagcacaaGATGGGAGAAGAATTACTCCTTTTGCTTCTGGTTAGCCAACTTCgggctttctctgtgccctctccttACCACGTTCTCATTATCATTTTTAAGTCTGTGCATTAAAAAAACCTTTGTTATAGTAAAGAATCACATCTGAGGTCAGGAGGTTTGTGTATCCCAGGAGAAAACACTATGTCCTTTGAGGTAATAATTcagcatcatacacacacacacacacacacacacacacacacacacacacacacacacactcacatgagatgaaagatgatagatacaggaaggtaaataaatagataggtgataggtaggtaaatagatgatagttgatagatgacagatagatgttagatagatatatagatgatagatagatagggatagaCATACACAAGTTATAGTATTCACACAATGATATATTTGAGATTTCCATATTcttgaaaacaatgtttataaatatattttactgcTATCCCCTGTGCTCAGAGATCTGATTCTCTCACTCTCCCCAGGAGACTTTGGAGTTTTTTCTTACTGAAGAGTGTCAGAAGGCAGCCTGAATCTCCTCTTGAGAGTCAAACTGGACTTCCCTGTTGGAGTTTGAAGACAAATGCTAAATTGGATGGAAAAGAAGTAAATGTAATTGGTGAACAAAtcagaaataaatgtaatgaattaTGTCATTTAATAATAAGTGCTCCTGTATGCTCTGCTCATCCTGTGTTATGAAATGAAATGTGGTATTGTAATTTATTATTTGGTCAttggaaaatattaatataaattattaaagttTTCAATTTTCTAAGCATTATCTAAAATAGCCAGGAAAACTAAATAATTAGCTTTCATGCCATATTCTTTTGATGAAACTAATATTTGTTCtgcttattataaattatttaggtTAATAAATTTGACACCTTCCTAGTCATATGTGATATTGACTatgtttctaattatttttatcaaaagtaggtccaataaaaaaagagataaaagttGTGTTAATGTAGAAGATATGAGTAAGGCACTGAATGCTTATTACAAAGAAAGACTAATAGCTGAATATCTAAGGTTTTAATTATGTAAAATAGGAATGATAGGGAGAATAATTGAGTCTCTTGAGTGGGATATTCTCTTTGTCATCAGGCTCTGCAGTGACTAAGCACAGTACCATCTACAACAGCCCACATACATGCTATCTCAGCATTAGAgagtgtttatatatttttgtatatagttTTCTGAATTAAAACATAATTGCTTTAAATTACTTTTAACTTAGATATTAGCAGTTATTATTCTGAGGATGAGATATGTAGCCAAGGGGATTTCCATTAGTTTTACAGGGGAGGTTAAACAATaaggttatttttttctccttcatagATCCTTGCTTCTTACAATGACAGAATAAGAACTAACACATAAAGTGTAAtaactccatttagtttgagaaCATATTTTGGCGTCTCTTGTATCGAGGTGCATCAATAACTAATTCTGGCCAATAGGATGAAAAGTACAATTAGTTAAATTTGTTGATTGATTGTCTGTCTCATTTCCTATACTACTGGAGTTTTTTGTTCTATAAAACCTTATTTATGGTGAACAATCCTACAAATCTATTCATACAAAATCATAAGCTAGGGAGCTTGAGAAAAGGCTCAGGAGGGCAAGCTGCAGAAAGTGTGCATTCTTCTCTAGTACCCATATTCACCTCTAGGAAATCCGTTGCTTCTGGACTCTAGGCACCCATATTTAGTTGCAAATAATtcgtattctctctctctgtctctctgtctctgtctctctgtctgtccctctccctctccctctccccaccccctctctctctgtctgtctgtctctctgtctctgtctctgtctctctctctctctctctctgtctttatccCTGCCCTACCACCCAATTTCATTGACTTAAAAGCAAGATCATAAGCCAACTCAGAGGTGGttgtgtacacctttaatcttagaaTTTGGAGAACCAAAGATAAAACAttaaatcaggagttcaaggccagcctcacctATGTAAGATGTTATAGTAATCATATTATGATGAACATGGTAAtggacacctttaattccagcaatggGCAGACAGAAGGAGGTGGACTTCTGTGAGTTAAAGGCAGGCCTAatctacagatcgagttccaggacagccaagactacacagagaaactcttatctccaaaaatctaaaaagaacaaaaaagtctgtggagattttgatgggaattgcatggaccctataatttaatttaaagattCATGTGCAACCTTGTCAATGTGTATTTGTTAATGGAGTCCACTCAGCTTCCCTTGAATtcatggataaaagacacacacagaaattcaTTTTCAACTTACCTTCTTGGTATAATTCCTGGACACTACTATCTCCCACCTGGAAAAACATGTCCTTATTATTACTCTTAGCTCTACacctcccacctgccctaaactttagTGGCCAGTCCCATTTGGCCCCTGACCACCATCTATAGGAGCAGCCTATGTGATCATTCCATTTTGACATCTCACATGACTCCTTAACACTTCCTCATCAGAAGCCTGGTGAAACTGTCTCTCTTTCCTTGCATCTCCATTTTACTCCAGGGACcaccttctgcccagcaattgtcCTTAGCAATTGTCTCaaggctttctttactgacagatcaagaaccaactggagaaCAGGATGTTACCATCAGCAATGGCCCTACAGAGTCTTATTCAGAAAGTCTTCATCTGTACCATAtgccctactttctcttctagtaGTATCAGGGTATCTGGTTGAGGTCTTTGCCCTTCTGAAATTATGTTTTGTGCAGCATAAAAGATAA is a genomic window containing:
- the LOC127669724 gene encoding olfactory receptor 10C1-like isoform X1; its protein translation is MVCCPFFQEMSINGSLWQENSLSVKRFAFAKFSEVPGECFLLFTLILLMFLVSLTGNTLIALAICTSSALHTPMYFFLANLSLLEIGYTCSVIPKMLQSLVSGAREISREGCATQMFFFIFFGITECCLLAAMAFDRYMAICAPLHYATRMNRGVCAHLAIVSWGMGCIVGLGQTNFIFSLNFCGPCEIDHFFCDLPPLLALACGDTSQNEAAIFVAAVLCIFSPFLLIISSYVRILVAVLLMPSPEGRHKALSTCSSHLLVVTLFYGSTSATYLRPKSSHSPEIDKLLALFYTAVTSMLNPIIYSLRNKEVKGALRRTLGLKKVLTISK
- the LOC127669724 gene encoding olfactory receptor 10C1-like isoform X2 gives rise to the protein MSINGSLWQENSLSVKRFAFAKFSEVPGECFLLFTLILLMFLVSLTGNTLIALAICTSSALHTPMYFFLANLSLLEIGYTCSVIPKMLQSLVSGAREISREGCATQMFFFIFFVTLFYGSTSATYLRPKSSHSPEIDKLLALFYTAVTSMLNPIIYSLRNKEVKGALRRTLGLKKVLTISK